One region of Monomorium pharaonis isolate MP-MQ-018 chromosome 11, ASM1337386v2, whole genome shotgun sequence genomic DNA includes:
- the LOC105839711 gene encoding AT-rich interactive domain-containing protein 2 isoform X7, with the protein MAKILNKDPVTYEKERENFLKDLRHFHETRGTLFKKTPKINGKDIDLYLLYVVVTAHGGWIKVNTRNEWASLCEQFHLPNGCINSGVGLKQIYLRYLDRYEKVHFLGEDGQQADDDDEDSRHRKWSARALHSVPLTYNHHQHNIAESLRDYNGLSADLYKSSNYDKLALSLLSPLPNEQDFAINVCTLLSNEGKHTLRLDKYPRLVNILLAHAGVFDSPGTRQLFIEVYSRVRNYSINSFWSDVLDSQDVIDLTNERTFMKKSHTSLPTFSRRKTLEKEKQSKQDVATLITENEEPTAPIDVEVVPPDCPRLDSLVLHSDDNLKDQNQNSIKFEEEDKDLFCVGRTLGTQDPYGQRVLQIASILRNLSFTPENATVLGRNRCFLRFVLLCVRARWSNLHQLGFDILGNIANEVILKEAGERITDVILTCVARGIESQDRFIVISCLEVLNKISQQDSNEEIVTFGLADNVYELICRFLALSDIALLVYTLECLYALTSLGERPCTSVARVRGAIDTLVALVTVEAQSYGPKACILMRVVETVSTVAAQQNTTGQASAVPASPATPATTTASASTPPSTPATATTTPAPASPASSRPTTPAATSTKSTTHKAVETANAIQQQNAHQQIIQENEQFALGWVKATFELAPGVRIEQEELYKKYLGCCTKIGRRGVIAPLHFPRCVRSVFGNIVGPNPLKGENTGTQYYEGIRVRGVPMPITTPSQITAAVATNTLPIPAVNTTPVKVAQRQQQQRLLQQQMTGVMQPAAPAAIPATTLPKIPVNAKQKPAIVPTIPAKKIQRLNGAKFIVTNNCEKTEVNDNDNVNQIITSTATTVVNSTENHISSLPVKVCRPPQTTTTTVATATPNKTNQRVTCIAEDSDSTNNSLASSSGIGGSRDCSFRGNEEENMPTSFEGILLNGAPTSNNMDIDAQEDGSSKDSSSVGSKDKPLQSMMLVDLLERKVDKEPILNGVLSKNSINEKEMDLVENHIKKVLKESPPTELKIKPEVQSGNIIQNEASEDTLIEAPRGIKRSASESDEMDIKKPKYSNGTMSPDPTVDSTTAESTVSSIKSEEQDDDKDSEKATVSSTAANLYAALAADCIEDEMDLEEQVNVNKDTIKEEPPVTAPTTATATVTATAATTTATIAATSAVTATMAMATVTATPASLPPPPLHVKAEAAPLLVAKEEPPTLHIKEEPHIFINQIASINQPQAPSPHQQQQQLIVTAPRQIVVQQTIPSSNQMIIPTAVKGRPPPPQPQVLLQQSPSGQLQYVVSGGVPGQNYVLAQQQTALVQGQAQTVLVAQTTQQQGTGTKTIIILQPQAAAQPTPQKMVAVTPQGQQVVVTQVPRPILQSPALSNIPPPLVPTSATIPQASIIVNSSVAPTNPNTVTVTIPAMAQQTPVSTSVPSRVVTPTPASTPPPTRPTTPHQAAATHGVSVAKPSPVTKIVKTVSSSTSTEPESKPSTSQQQQQQQQQSLQENKTITIKIDPNAYLCEWRGCLRQFKTPHEVYLHVCEAHCPSGGEEILCLWASCDALKRRKFSLMTHLYDRHCNADTMSMRRKQLTVTGKTEVSTSTPPTPHHPGYAPNAAFHAIKRHALEFVNPKELMQQRPTKPAAATSSSSSPRPGQNSPPEQEGVGTALISINQQRSRTPTYQVDVARSDDNEGPVTKSIRLTAALILRNLVIYSTHGRRHLRAYEPHLAGVALSNVESSRTIAQVLYDMNDQSSSSHHR; encoded by the exons GTCAATACCAGGAATGAATGGGCGTCATTGTGCGAACAATTTCACCTGCCCAACGGTTGCATCAACAGCGGAGTCGGtcttaaacaaatttatcttcG GTATCTGGACAGGTACGAGAAAGTCCACTTCCTAGGCGAGGATGGCCAACAGGCTGATGACGACGATGAGGATTCCAGGCATCGGAAATGGTCGGCCAGAGCACTGCACTCCGTTCCTCTCACTTATAACCATCATCAACATAACATCGCAG AATCTCTGCGCGATTACAATGGGCTCTCGGCGGATCTTTACAAGTCTTCGAACTACGACAAGCTCGCGTTGTCGCTTCTGTCGCCACTGCCGAACGAGCAGGACTTCGCCATTAATGTCTGTACCCTTTTGTCGAACGAGGGCAAGCACACCCTACGGCTCGACAAGTATCCCCGTTTGGTGAACATCCTCCTGGCGCATGCCGGTGTCTTTGACTCGCCTGGCACGCGACAACTGTTTATCGAGGTGTACTCGCGCGTCCGTAACTATTCTATCAATTCCTTCTGGTCGGACGTGCTTGATTCCCAGGACGTGATAGACCTCACGAACGAGAGAACCTTTATGAAGAAGTCGCACACCAGCCTGCCGACATTCTCTAGGCGGAAGACTcttgagaaagagaaacagagCAAGCAGGACGTTGCTACGTTGATAACGGAGAACGAAGAACCCACGGCACCGATCGATGTCGAAGTG GTACCTCCTGATTGTCCGCGGCTAGATTCGCTTGTCCTACACTCGGATGACAACCTGAAAGATCAGAACCAAAATTCCATCAAGTTTGAGGAGGAAGACAAGGATCTGTTTTGCGTCGGTCGGACGTTAGGCACGCAGGATCCGTATGGGCAGCGCGTGCTGCAAATCGCATCGATTCTACGGAACCTCAGCTTCACGCCAGAAAACGCGACGGTATTGGGCAGGAACCGATGTTTCTTGCGATTTGTCCTGCTGTGTGTGAGAGCGAGGTGGAGCAATCTGCATCAACTCGGCTTCGATATACTAGGAAACATAGCGAAcgaagttattttaaaagaagccgGCGAAAGGATAACGGACGTTATTCTGACGTGTGTAGCCAGAGGAATCGAGTCCCAGGACAGATTTATCGTTATATCTTGTCTGGAGGTGCTCAACAAGATTAGCCAGCAAGACAGTAACGAAGAAATTGTCACGTTTGGTCTGGCTGACAATGTATATGAACTTATATGCAG ATTTCTAGCTCTAAGCGATATAGCCCTCTTAGTGTATACTCTGGAATGTCTGTACGCTTTAACATCGTTGGGTGAGAGACCATGCACGAGCGTCGCGCGGGTCCGCGGTGCCATCGATACACTGGTCGCTCTCGTCACCGTGGAGGCGCAGAGTTACGGCCCGAAGGCTTGCATTCTCATGCGGGTGGTTGAAACGGTATCCACAGTGGCGGCACAGCAGAACACCACAGGGCAAGCCTCCGCTGTCCCCGCCTCTCCTGCCACTCCAGCCACAACGACTGCGTCCGCGTCCACTCCTCCGTCTACACCGGCTACTGCTACTACGACGCCGGCGCCTGCCAGTCCAGCGTCTTCTCGACCTACGACTCCCGCTGCGACTTCGACCAAGTCGACAACGCACA AAGCAGTGGAGACAGCTAACGCGATCCAACAGCAAAACGCGCATCAGCAGATTATTCAGGAGAATGAACAGTTTGCTCTAGGCTGGGTGAAAGCGACCTTCGAACTCGCACCCGGTGTACGCATCGAGCAGGAGgaactatataaaaagtatcttGGCTGCTGCACAAAAATTGGTAGACGAGGCGTAATAGCACCACTGCATTTTCCTAGATGCGTCAG ATCTGTTTTCGGCAATATTGTGGGGCCGAATCCGTTGAAAGGCGAAAATACCGGTACCCAGTATTACGAAGGCATCCGAGTACGAGGCGTGCCCATGCCGATAACCACTCCGAGCCAAAtcaccgccgccgtcgcgaCTAATACGCTCCCGATTCCGGCGGTCAACACCACTCCAGTAAAG GTTGCCCAACGTCAACAACAACAGAGGTTACTACAACAGCAGATGACGGGTGTGATGCAGCCCGCTGCACCCGCGGCCATCCCGGCCACGACACTCCCAAAGATTCCCGTCAACGCTAAGCAGAAACCGGCAATCGTACCTACCATTCCTGCCAAAAAGATACAAAGGCTCAATGGGGCCAAGTTTATTGTGACTAATAACTGCGAGAAG ACTGAAGTAAATGATAATGACAATGTCAACCAAATTATCACGTCCACGGCCACGACGGTGGTAAACTCGACTGAAAATCACATATCCTCCTTACCGGTGAAGGTTTGTCGTCCACCccagacgacgacgacgactgtCGCCACCGCTACACCAAACAAGACGAATCAACGAGTAACATGCATAGCCGAGGATTCAGATTCTACCAATAACTCATTGGCGTCCAGTAGCGGTATTGGCGGTAGCAGAGACTGTTCCTTCAGGGGGAACGAGGAGGAAAACATGCCGACGAGTTTCGAAGGCATCCTGCTTAACGGCGCGCCGACGAGTAACAACATGGACATCGACGCGCAGGAGGACGGCTCGTCCAAGGATTCCTCGAGCGTGGGCTCGAAGGACAAGCCATTGCAGAGCATGATGCTGGTGGACTTACTTGAGAGGAAGGTCGACAAGGAGCCAATCCTGAACGGCGTACTCAGTAAGAACTCGATTAACGAGAAGGAGATGGATTTGGTGGAGAATCACatcaaaaaagtattaaaggaATCTCCTCCCACTGAACTAAAGATAAAACCTGAAGTACAGAGCGGTAACATTATACAGAACGAAGCGTCTGAGGACACGCTAATCGAAGCACCGCGAGGAATCAAGCGATCGGCCAGCGAATCGGATGAGATGGATATTAAGAAGCCAAAGTATTCGAACGGCACGATGTCTCCTGATCCGACTGTTGACTCGACTACGGCGGAGTCCACGGTGTCGAGTATAAAATCTGAGGAGCAGGATGACGATAAGGACAGTGAGAAAGCGACCGTTTCTTCTACTGCGGCGAATCTCTATGCCGCTCTGGCAGCGGATTGCATAGAGGACGAGATGGATTTGGAAGAGCAAGTAAACGTCAACAAGGATACGATAAAAGAGGAACCGCCGGTAACAGCACCAACGACCGCGACGGCAACAGTAACGGCGACAGCAGCAACGACGACAGCAACAATAGCAGCGACATCGGCAGTGACGGCAACGATGGCGATGGCAACAGTAACTGCGACTCCGgcttctcttcctcctcctcctcttcatGTAAAGGCGGAAGCAGCGCCACTTCTCGTGGCGAAGGAAGAGCCACCGACTCTGCATATCAAGGAAGAACCTCACATATTCATCAATCAGATTGCTAGCATCAATCAGCCACAAGCGCCGTCGCCGCAtcaacaacagcaacaacTCATAGTGACAGCACCTAGGCAGATAGTCGTGCAGCAAACGATTCCATCGAGCAACCAGATGATTATTCCTACGGCGGTGAAGGGCAGGCCACCTCCGCCTCAACCGCAGGTGCTCCTTCAGCAGAGCCCGAGCGGGCAGTTGCAGTATGTGGTGTCGGGTGGAGTACCTGGTCAAAACTACGTGCTGGCGCAGCAGCAGACGGCTCTGGTCCAGGGACAAGCGCAGACTGTCCTTGTAGCGCAGACGACGCAACAACAGGGAACTGGTACCAAGACGATTATCATATTGCAGCCGCAAGCTGCCGCACAGCCGACTCCGCAAAAAATGGTGGCAGTGACGCCACAGGGGCAACAGGTGGTAGTGACGCAAGTCCCTCGTCCGATTCTGCAAAGCCCGGCGCTCAGCAACATCCCGCCACCTCTCGTGCCCACGTCTGCTACCATTCCGCAGGCCTCTATAATAGTCAATAGCTCAGTGGCGCCGACTAATCCGAATACAGTGACCGTCACGATTCCGGCGATGGCCCAGCAAACTCCAGTGTCTACCAGTGTGCCGTCCAGAGTGGTGACGCCCACTCCGGCATCTACGCCGCCGCCCACTAGGCCCACAACTCCGCATCAGGCGGCGGCCACTCATGGCGTATCCGTTGCCAAACCGTCGCCCGTTACCAAAATCGTGAAGACGGTAAGTTCATCAACCTCCACTGAGCCAGAGTCGAAACCCTCTACGAGtcaacagcagcaacaacaacagcaacaaTCATTGCAAGAGAATAAAACTATTACGATCAAAATCGATCCCAACGCCTACCTATGCGAGTGGCGAGGCTGTCTACG acaATTTAAAACACCGCACGAAGTCTATCTTCATGTTTGCGAGGCTCACTGTCCGAGTGGTGGCGAGGAGATATTGTGTCTGTGGGCAAGCTGCGACGCTCTCAAGAGACGCAAGTTCTCATTAATGACGCATCTTTACGATAGGCACTGTAATGCGGAC ACAATGTCGATGAGGAGGAAACAGTTGACAGTGACGGGCAAAACTGAAGTTTCTACGTCTACACCCCCGACTCCGCATCATCCCGGATACGCACCCAATGCGGCATTCCACGCTATTAAACGGCATGCTTTGGAATTCGTTAATCCTAAGGAGCTAATG CAGCAAAGGCCGACCAAGCCCGCTGCAGCCACCTCAAGCTCTTCTTCCCCCAGACCTGGGCAAAATTCTCCACCGGAACAG GAGGGTGTTGGCACGGCGCTCATTTCGATAAATCAGCAGAGAAGCCGGACTCCTACGTACCAAGTAGACGTTGCTAGATCC GATGACAACGAAGGTCCAGTGACCAAAAGTATTCGCCTAACGGCAGCTCTCATTCTTAGGAACCTAGTCATATACTCAACACACGGTAGAAG GCATCTTAGAGCATACGAGCCCCACTTGGCAGGCGTGGCGTTAAGCAATGTCGAATCATCGAGAACAATCGCACAAGTCCTTTACGATATGAATGACCAGAGTAGCAGTAGCCATCATAGGTGA
- the LOC105839711 gene encoding AT-rich interactive domain-containing protein 2 isoform X1 — translation MAKILNKDPVTYEKERENFLKDLRHFHETRGTLFKKTPKINGKDIDLYLLYVVVTAHGGWIKVNTRNEWASLCEQFHLPNGCINSGVGLKQIYLRYLDRYEKVHFLGEDGQQADDDDEDSRHRKWSARALHSVPLTYNHHQHNIAESLRDYNGLSADLYKSSNYDKLALSLLSPLPNEQDFAINVCTLLSNEGKHTLRLDKYPRLVNILLAHAGVFDSPGTRQLFIEVYSRVRNYSINSFWSDVLDSQDVIDLTNERTFMKKSHTSLPTFSRRKTLEKEKQSKQDVATLITENEEPTAPIDVEVVPPDCPRLDSLVLHSDDNLKDQNQNSIKFEEEDKDLFCVGRTLGTQDPYGQRVLQIASILRNLSFTPENATVLGRNRCFLRFVLLCVRARWSNLHQLGFDILGNIANEVILKEAGERITDVILTCVARGIESQDRFIVISCLEVLNKISQQDSNEEIVTFGLADNVYELICRFLALSDIALLVYTLECLYALTSLGERPCTSVARVRGAIDTLVALVTVEAQSYGPKACILMRVVETVSTVAAQQNTTGQASAVPASPATPATTTASASTPPSTPATATTTPAPASPASSRPTTPAATSTKSTTHKAVETANAIQQQNAHQQIIQENEQFALGWVKATFELAPGVRIEQEELYKKYLGCCTKIGRRGVIAPLHFPRCVRSVFGNIVGPNPLKGENTGTQYYEGIRVRGVPMPITTPSQITAAVATNTLPIPAVNTTPVKVLPVQQRTVKNISPAPDSTAAPQVDSPAASSGTQTTSTPASPILKAQLSAPPKPPSNNTSSQSQNPVTKVDSKSQVSVSHPHLSQALLASGSQTPQQPQPQPQPQLQCVQVVAKEDNRSGTTSSSIIKSLLATKVTVSSDCMPSAAATCVSTPTACVTNTTASIASSISANQLITSNQVAQRQQQQRLLQQQMTGVMQPAAPAAIPATTLPKIPVNAKQKPAIVPTIPAKKIQRLNGAKFIVTNNCEKTEVNDNDNVNQIITSTATTVVNSTENHISSLPVKVCRPPQTTTTTVATATPNKTNQRVTCIAEDSDSTNNSLASSSGIGGSRDCSFRGNEEENMPTSFEGILLNGAPTSNNMDIDAQEDGSSKDSSSVGSKDKPLQSMMLVDLLERKVDKEPILNGVLSKNSINEKEMDLVENHIKKVLKESPPTELKIKPEVQSGNIIQNEASEDTLIEAPRGIKRSASESDEMDIKKPKYSNGTMSPDPTVDSTTAESTVSSIKSEEQDDDKDSEKATVSSTAANLYAALAADCIEDEMDLEEQVNVNKDTIKEEPPVTAPTTATATVTATAATTTATIAATSAVTATMAMATVTATPASLPPPPLHVKAEAAPLLVAKEEPPTLHIKEEPHIFINQIASINQPQAPSPHQQQQQLIVTAPRQIVVQQTIPSSNQMIIPTAVKGRPPPPQPQVLLQQSPSGQLQYVVSGGVPGQNYVLAQQQTALVQGQAQTVLVAQTTQQQGTGTKTIIILQPQAAAQPTPQKMVAVTPQGQQVVVTQVPRPILQSPALSNIPPPLVPTSATIPQASIIVNSSVAPTNPNTVTVTIPAMAQQTPVSTSVPSRVVTPTPASTPPPTRPTTPHQAAATHGVSVAKPSPVTKIVKTVSSSTSTEPESKPSTSQQQQQQQQQSLQENKTITIKIDPNAYLCEWRGCLRQFKTPHEVYLHVCEAHCPSGGEEILCLWASCDALKRRKFSLMTHLYDRHCNADTMSMRRKQLTVTGKTEVSTSTPPTPHHPGYAPNAAFHAIKRHALEFVNPKELMQQRPTKPAAATSSSSSPRPGQNSPPEQEGVGTALISINQQRSRTPTYQVDVARSDDNEGPVTKSIRLTAALILRNLVIYSTHGRRHLRAYEPHLAGVALSNVESSRTIAQVLYDMNDQSSSSHHR, via the exons GTCAATACCAGGAATGAATGGGCGTCATTGTGCGAACAATTTCACCTGCCCAACGGTTGCATCAACAGCGGAGTCGGtcttaaacaaatttatcttcG GTATCTGGACAGGTACGAGAAAGTCCACTTCCTAGGCGAGGATGGCCAACAGGCTGATGACGACGATGAGGATTCCAGGCATCGGAAATGGTCGGCCAGAGCACTGCACTCCGTTCCTCTCACTTATAACCATCATCAACATAACATCGCAG AATCTCTGCGCGATTACAATGGGCTCTCGGCGGATCTTTACAAGTCTTCGAACTACGACAAGCTCGCGTTGTCGCTTCTGTCGCCACTGCCGAACGAGCAGGACTTCGCCATTAATGTCTGTACCCTTTTGTCGAACGAGGGCAAGCACACCCTACGGCTCGACAAGTATCCCCGTTTGGTGAACATCCTCCTGGCGCATGCCGGTGTCTTTGACTCGCCTGGCACGCGACAACTGTTTATCGAGGTGTACTCGCGCGTCCGTAACTATTCTATCAATTCCTTCTGGTCGGACGTGCTTGATTCCCAGGACGTGATAGACCTCACGAACGAGAGAACCTTTATGAAGAAGTCGCACACCAGCCTGCCGACATTCTCTAGGCGGAAGACTcttgagaaagagaaacagagCAAGCAGGACGTTGCTACGTTGATAACGGAGAACGAAGAACCCACGGCACCGATCGATGTCGAAGTG GTACCTCCTGATTGTCCGCGGCTAGATTCGCTTGTCCTACACTCGGATGACAACCTGAAAGATCAGAACCAAAATTCCATCAAGTTTGAGGAGGAAGACAAGGATCTGTTTTGCGTCGGTCGGACGTTAGGCACGCAGGATCCGTATGGGCAGCGCGTGCTGCAAATCGCATCGATTCTACGGAACCTCAGCTTCACGCCAGAAAACGCGACGGTATTGGGCAGGAACCGATGTTTCTTGCGATTTGTCCTGCTGTGTGTGAGAGCGAGGTGGAGCAATCTGCATCAACTCGGCTTCGATATACTAGGAAACATAGCGAAcgaagttattttaaaagaagccgGCGAAAGGATAACGGACGTTATTCTGACGTGTGTAGCCAGAGGAATCGAGTCCCAGGACAGATTTATCGTTATATCTTGTCTGGAGGTGCTCAACAAGATTAGCCAGCAAGACAGTAACGAAGAAATTGTCACGTTTGGTCTGGCTGACAATGTATATGAACTTATATGCAG ATTTCTAGCTCTAAGCGATATAGCCCTCTTAGTGTATACTCTGGAATGTCTGTACGCTTTAACATCGTTGGGTGAGAGACCATGCACGAGCGTCGCGCGGGTCCGCGGTGCCATCGATACACTGGTCGCTCTCGTCACCGTGGAGGCGCAGAGTTACGGCCCGAAGGCTTGCATTCTCATGCGGGTGGTTGAAACGGTATCCACAGTGGCGGCACAGCAGAACACCACAGGGCAAGCCTCCGCTGTCCCCGCCTCTCCTGCCACTCCAGCCACAACGACTGCGTCCGCGTCCACTCCTCCGTCTACACCGGCTACTGCTACTACGACGCCGGCGCCTGCCAGTCCAGCGTCTTCTCGACCTACGACTCCCGCTGCGACTTCGACCAAGTCGACAACGCACA AAGCAGTGGAGACAGCTAACGCGATCCAACAGCAAAACGCGCATCAGCAGATTATTCAGGAGAATGAACAGTTTGCTCTAGGCTGGGTGAAAGCGACCTTCGAACTCGCACCCGGTGTACGCATCGAGCAGGAGgaactatataaaaagtatcttGGCTGCTGCACAAAAATTGGTAGACGAGGCGTAATAGCACCACTGCATTTTCCTAGATGCGTCAG ATCTGTTTTCGGCAATATTGTGGGGCCGAATCCGTTGAAAGGCGAAAATACCGGTACCCAGTATTACGAAGGCATCCGAGTACGAGGCGTGCCCATGCCGATAACCACTCCGAGCCAAAtcaccgccgccgtcgcgaCTAATACGCTCCCGATTCCGGCGGTCAACACCACTCCAGTAAAGGTGCTTCCCGTTCAACAGCGTACAGTCAAGAATATAAGTCCCGCACCCGATAGCACGGCCGCTCCCCAGGTCGATAGTCCCGCCGCGTCGTCCGGGACGCAAACGACCTCCACCCCCGCGTCTCCTATCCTCAAGGCCCAATTATCCGCACCGCCGAAACCCCCGTCCAACAACACCTCGAGCCAGTCCCAAAATCCAGTGACCAAGGTTGATTCTAAAAGTCAG GTATCAGTATCGCATCCGCATCTGAGCCAAGCGTTGCTAGCGAGCGGCTCCCAAACGCCGCAGCAGCCACAGCCGCAGCCGCAACCACAGTTACAATGTGTCCAGGTAGTTGCTAAGGAAGATAATCGAAGTGGCACTACGTCGAGTTCCATAATAAAAAGCCTATTGGCTACTAAGGTAACAGTCAGCAGCGACTGCATGCCCAGTGCTGCTGCGACTTGTGTGTCTACCCCTACTGCCTGCGTAACAAACACTACTGCTAGCATCGCATCCAGCATCAGTGCCAACCAGCTAATAACCAGCAACCAG GTTGCCCAACGTCAACAACAACAGAGGTTACTACAACAGCAGATGACGGGTGTGATGCAGCCCGCTGCACCCGCGGCCATCCCGGCCACGACACTCCCAAAGATTCCCGTCAACGCTAAGCAGAAACCGGCAATCGTACCTACCATTCCTGCCAAAAAGATACAAAGGCTCAATGGGGCCAAGTTTATTGTGACTAATAACTGCGAGAAG ACTGAAGTAAATGATAATGACAATGTCAACCAAATTATCACGTCCACGGCCACGACGGTGGTAAACTCGACTGAAAATCACATATCCTCCTTACCGGTGAAGGTTTGTCGTCCACCccagacgacgacgacgactgtCGCCACCGCTACACCAAACAAGACGAATCAACGAGTAACATGCATAGCCGAGGATTCAGATTCTACCAATAACTCATTGGCGTCCAGTAGCGGTATTGGCGGTAGCAGAGACTGTTCCTTCAGGGGGAACGAGGAGGAAAACATGCCGACGAGTTTCGAAGGCATCCTGCTTAACGGCGCGCCGACGAGTAACAACATGGACATCGACGCGCAGGAGGACGGCTCGTCCAAGGATTCCTCGAGCGTGGGCTCGAAGGACAAGCCATTGCAGAGCATGATGCTGGTGGACTTACTTGAGAGGAAGGTCGACAAGGAGCCAATCCTGAACGGCGTACTCAGTAAGAACTCGATTAACGAGAAGGAGATGGATTTGGTGGAGAATCACatcaaaaaagtattaaaggaATCTCCTCCCACTGAACTAAAGATAAAACCTGAAGTACAGAGCGGTAACATTATACAGAACGAAGCGTCTGAGGACACGCTAATCGAAGCACCGCGAGGAATCAAGCGATCGGCCAGCGAATCGGATGAGATGGATATTAAGAAGCCAAAGTATTCGAACGGCACGATGTCTCCTGATCCGACTGTTGACTCGACTACGGCGGAGTCCACGGTGTCGAGTATAAAATCTGAGGAGCAGGATGACGATAAGGACAGTGAGAAAGCGACCGTTTCTTCTACTGCGGCGAATCTCTATGCCGCTCTGGCAGCGGATTGCATAGAGGACGAGATGGATTTGGAAGAGCAAGTAAACGTCAACAAGGATACGATAAAAGAGGAACCGCCGGTAACAGCACCAACGACCGCGACGGCAACAGTAACGGCGACAGCAGCAACGACGACAGCAACAATAGCAGCGACATCGGCAGTGACGGCAACGATGGCGATGGCAACAGTAACTGCGACTCCGgcttctcttcctcctcctcctcttcatGTAAAGGCGGAAGCAGCGCCACTTCTCGTGGCGAAGGAAGAGCCACCGACTCTGCATATCAAGGAAGAACCTCACATATTCATCAATCAGATTGCTAGCATCAATCAGCCACAAGCGCCGTCGCCGCAtcaacaacagcaacaacTCATAGTGACAGCACCTAGGCAGATAGTCGTGCAGCAAACGATTCCATCGAGCAACCAGATGATTATTCCTACGGCGGTGAAGGGCAGGCCACCTCCGCCTCAACCGCAGGTGCTCCTTCAGCAGAGCCCGAGCGGGCAGTTGCAGTATGTGGTGTCGGGTGGAGTACCTGGTCAAAACTACGTGCTGGCGCAGCAGCAGACGGCTCTGGTCCAGGGACAAGCGCAGACTGTCCTTGTAGCGCAGACGACGCAACAACAGGGAACTGGTACCAAGACGATTATCATATTGCAGCCGCAAGCTGCCGCACAGCCGACTCCGCAAAAAATGGTGGCAGTGACGCCACAGGGGCAACAGGTGGTAGTGACGCAAGTCCCTCGTCCGATTCTGCAAAGCCCGGCGCTCAGCAACATCCCGCCACCTCTCGTGCCCACGTCTGCTACCATTCCGCAGGCCTCTATAATAGTCAATAGCTCAGTGGCGCCGACTAATCCGAATACAGTGACCGTCACGATTCCGGCGATGGCCCAGCAAACTCCAGTGTCTACCAGTGTGCCGTCCAGAGTGGTGACGCCCACTCCGGCATCTACGCCGCCGCCCACTAGGCCCACAACTCCGCATCAGGCGGCGGCCACTCATGGCGTATCCGTTGCCAAACCGTCGCCCGTTACCAAAATCGTGAAGACGGTAAGTTCATCAACCTCCACTGAGCCAGAGTCGAAACCCTCTACGAGtcaacagcagcaacaacaacagcaacaaTCATTGCAAGAGAATAAAACTATTACGATCAAAATCGATCCCAACGCCTACCTATGCGAGTGGCGAGGCTGTCTACG acaATTTAAAACACCGCACGAAGTCTATCTTCATGTTTGCGAGGCTCACTGTCCGAGTGGTGGCGAGGAGATATTGTGTCTGTGGGCAAGCTGCGACGCTCTCAAGAGACGCAAGTTCTCATTAATGACGCATCTTTACGATAGGCACTGTAATGCGGAC ACAATGTCGATGAGGAGGAAACAGTTGACAGTGACGGGCAAAACTGAAGTTTCTACGTCTACACCCCCGACTCCGCATCATCCCGGATACGCACCCAATGCGGCATTCCACGCTATTAAACGGCATGCTTTGGAATTCGTTAATCCTAAGGAGCTAATG CAGCAAAGGCCGACCAAGCCCGCTGCAGCCACCTCAAGCTCTTCTTCCCCCAGACCTGGGCAAAATTCTCCACCGGAACAG GAGGGTGTTGGCACGGCGCTCATTTCGATAAATCAGCAGAGAAGCCGGACTCCTACGTACCAAGTAGACGTTGCTAGATCC GATGACAACGAAGGTCCAGTGACCAAAAGTATTCGCCTAACGGCAGCTCTCATTCTTAGGAACCTAGTCATATACTCAACACACGGTAGAAG GCATCTTAGAGCATACGAGCCCCACTTGGCAGGCGTGGCGTTAAGCAATGTCGAATCATCGAGAACAATCGCACAAGTCCTTTACGATATGAATGACCAGAGTAGCAGTAGCCATCATAGGTGA